One stretch of Halalkalicoccus tibetensis DNA includes these proteins:
- the rdfA gene encoding rod-determining factor RdfA, translating to MGHIEFDMDARSNDSSKAPSETETACCKVERTATAFDIEDVGTELVDRRRHQDSYRAIAEHLNVRVIEAELDRADVTSGRSVHAALVGEDVAEAVYRVLRTDSGSDIRRAELRARLSEAGIDVDRLESAFVSHVTIRSHLQNCVSVDPDRSPPSFEQTVNTTQWAQTRASNVVQSALDRAVKTGQLQTGDLEAELFVRVTCGDCGDTFYLTELLESRSCSCSEA from the coding sequence ATGGGCCATATTGAGTTCGATATGGACGCTCGCTCGAACGACTCGTCGAAAGCTCCGTCCGAGACCGAGACGGCCTGTTGCAAAGTCGAACGGACAGCGACAGCGTTCGATATCGAGGATGTCGGCACGGAACTTGTCGACCGTCGGCGGCATCAAGACAGCTATCGCGCGATTGCGGAGCACCTCAATGTTCGCGTCATCGAAGCGGAACTGGACCGTGCCGACGTCACCAGCGGCCGTTCCGTTCACGCTGCCCTCGTCGGAGAGGACGTTGCCGAGGCGGTCTACCGGGTTCTTCGGACTGATTCCGGGTCGGACATTCGCCGCGCGGAACTGCGTGCACGACTAAGTGAGGCAGGGATCGATGTTGACCGTCTCGAGTCGGCGTTCGTCTCTCACGTCACGATCCGCTCACACCTCCAAAACTGCGTTTCCGTCGATCCCGACAGGTCCCCTCCATCGTTCGAACAAACCGTAAACACAACCCAGTGGGCCCAAACTCGCGCCTCAAACGTCGTCCAGAGTGCGCTTGACCGAGCCGTCAAGACCGGTCAGCTACAGACCGGCGACCTCGAGGCGGAGCTCTTTGTTCGAGTTACGTGCGGCGACTGTGGCGATACATTTTATCTGACCGAACTACTAGAGAGCAGATCCTGTTCATGCTCTGAAGCGTGA
- a CDS encoding carboxymuconolactone decarboxylase family protein, which produces MTSRPMPLDSDAVSDPEVAERIEDAKSGWYGDAAFFGAMAHCPEIFTHIVAAFESFGQRANIDTELLELMRLKVAESHQCAYCATVRTLDVHDAVKPKEDAVFGDITEDELTRREYLAVSLAKQLSEDPHRIHDDFFENLQEVFTEAEIIELLLFGSLEVGLDRFCIALELQPTDDSAYPDDVEYPLENPRPKTD; this is translated from the coding sequence ATGACCTCTCGGCCGATGCCGCTCGATTCTGACGCGGTCAGCGATCCCGAAGTGGCAGAACGAATCGAAGACGCAAAATCGGGCTGGTACGGCGATGCCGCGTTTTTCGGAGCCATGGCGCACTGTCCCGAGATATTCACCCACATCGTCGCCGCGTTCGAGTCGTTTGGCCAGCGCGCGAACATCGATACGGAACTGCTCGAATTGATGCGGCTCAAAGTGGCCGAGTCCCATCAGTGTGCATACTGTGCGACGGTGCGAACGCTCGATGTTCACGACGCCGTCAAACCGAAAGAAGATGCCGTTTTTGGTGATATCACCGAGGACGAACTTACCCGTCGTGAATATCTTGCTGTCTCGCTTGCTAAACAACTCTCGGAGGACCCTCACAGGATCCACGATGACTTTTTCGAGAATCTCCAAGAGGTCTTCACAGAAGCTGAGATCATTGAGCTGCTGTTGTTTGGAAGTCTGGAAGTCGGGCTCGATAGGTTCTGTATCGCACTGGAACTCCAACCTACAGACGATAGCGCGTATCCTGACGACGTGGAGTATCCGCTGGAAAATCCACGTCCAAAGACGGACTGA
- a CDS encoding 3-oxoacyl-ACP reductase family protein: protein MSLATQYVGEQPDTDLEGKTVVVTGGSRGIGRSIAEELGTRGENIAVNYRSSEGEATDVASRIEQDGGDAITVQADVADFEAMQTMADHVHDEFGAVDVLVNNAGITMDHSFERMTPEEWESVVDINLTGVFNATKAFYDDIKDANEGRIINISSLIGEQGNVGQANYAAAKAGVHGLTRTLAKELAQTGSTANCVSPGFTETDMFANVPEDIQENIRDDIPLSRFAQPEDIAALVRFLASEESGYITGQVLPVSGGQNL from the coding sequence ATGTCATTAGCTACGCAATACGTCGGCGAGCAGCCAGACACCGACCTCGAAGGAAAGACAGTCGTTGTGACCGGCGGCTCGCGCGGAATCGGTCGCAGTATCGCAGAAGAATTGGGGACCCGCGGCGAGAATATCGCAGTCAACTATCGCTCCTCGGAAGGCGAAGCCACAGACGTCGCCAGCCGCATTGAGCAGGACGGTGGCGACGCCATCACGGTGCAGGCTGACGTTGCGGACTTTGAGGCCATGCAGACGATGGCCGATCACGTCCACGACGAGTTCGGTGCAGTCGACGTGCTAGTGAACAACGCCGGTATCACGATGGATCACTCGTTCGAGAGGATGACCCCGGAAGAGTGGGAATCCGTCGTCGATATCAACCTGACGGGCGTCTTCAACGCGACGAAGGCGTTCTACGACGATATCAAGGACGCCAATGAAGGCCGTATTATTAACATCTCCAGCCTGATCGGGGAGCAGGGTAACGTCGGACAAGCGAACTACGCCGCCGCGAAGGCCGGTGTCCACGGTCTTACCAGGACGCTTGCCAAGGAGCTGGCCCAAACTGGTTCAACCGCGAACTGCGTCTCGCCGGGCTTCACAGAGACCGATATGTTCGCCAATGTCCCCGAGGATATCCAGGAGAATATCCGTGATGACATCCCGCTTTCCCGCTTTGCACAGCCCGAGGATATCGCAGCTCTTGTTCGCTTCCTTGCCTCCGAGGAGTCGGGATACATAACGGGGCAGGTACTTCCGGTCTCCGGCGGGCAAAATTTGTAA
- the fmdA gene encoding formamidase: MPETIFEVDPDSPPDEQPSPIVNRWHPDVPPVDTITPGEKVRIECLDWTGGQVNNDDSANDIRDIELDPNHHLSGPFAVEGAEPGDMLVVDILDLGAFPDREWGFNAIFDQENGGGFLTEHFPEARKSIWELDGVMASTRHIEDVSFPGCAHPGILGTAPSHELLEEWNERERALIERGTDHETAVNHETDEEEPPLALPPEPNDVLLGDMDEDQVEEAAKEAARTIPPRENAGNCDIKNLSRGSRVYLPVFVEGANFITGDLHFSQGDGEITFCGAIEFPGWIDLRVNVIKNGMEKMGTDYAMFKPGYMDPDFSNYIVFEGYSVDEDGTQHYKNANIGMRRACLDAIDYMTNFGYSREQGYMLLSTAPVESRIAGIVDLPNTCVTVSVPEEIFDFDVNPDLLADGDMSADRGDVAKTS, from the coding sequence ATGCCAGAGACAATCTTCGAGGTAGACCCCGATTCACCACCGGACGAACAACCGAGTCCGATCGTCAATCGGTGGCACCCGGACGTTCCGCCAGTCGATACGATCACTCCCGGTGAGAAAGTCCGAATCGAGTGCCTCGACTGGACCGGTGGGCAAGTCAACAACGACGACAGCGCGAACGACATCCGAGATATAGAATTGGATCCGAACCACCATCTGAGTGGCCCGTTCGCAGTCGAGGGGGCCGAGCCGGGCGACATGCTCGTGGTGGATATCCTGGATCTCGGTGCGTTCCCCGACCGCGAGTGGGGGTTCAACGCCATTTTCGATCAGGAAAACGGCGGCGGGTTCCTGACCGAGCACTTTCCGGAAGCTCGCAAGAGTATCTGGGAACTGGACGGCGTAATGGCTAGTACGCGCCATATCGAGGATGTCAGCTTTCCCGGCTGTGCACACCCGGGGATTCTCGGCACCGCACCGTCACACGAGTTGCTCGAGGAATGGAACGAACGCGAACGTGCGCTCATCGAGCGTGGTACCGACCACGAGACCGCGGTTAACCATGAAACGGATGAGGAAGAGCCGCCGCTTGCTCTTCCGCCAGAACCAAACGACGTCCTTCTCGGCGACATGGACGAAGACCAAGTCGAGGAGGCCGCAAAGGAAGCCGCACGGACGATCCCACCACGAGAGAACGCCGGAAACTGCGACATTAAGAACCTCAGCCGCGGCTCACGTGTCTACCTCCCGGTATTCGTCGAAGGGGCGAACTTCATCACGGGCGACCTGCACTTCTCGCAGGGTGACGGTGAGATCACGTTCTGTGGGGCGATCGAGTTCCCTGGTTGGATCGACCTGCGAGTCAATGTCATCAAAAACGGGATGGAGAAGATGGGGACGGATTACGCCATGTTTAAGCCGGGATACATGGATCCAGACTTCTCCAACTACATCGTTTTCGAGGGGTACTCCGTCGACGAGGACGGCACGCAACACTACAAGAATGCCAACATTGGGATGCGCCGCGCATGTCTCGACGCCATCGACTACATGACGAACTTCGGGTACAGCCGGGAACAGGGATATATGCTCCTCAGTACGGCCCCTGTTGAGAGTCGGATCGCCGGAATCGTCGACCTGCCGAACACCTGCGTCACGGTCTCGGTCCCCGAGGAAATCTTCGACTTCGACGTCAACCCGGATCTCCTAGCCGATGGCGACATGAGCGCTGATCGAGGTGATGTCGCGAAGACCTCGTAG
- a CDS encoding AMP-binding protein gives MKEGRCSDPCHSISPPSEFVEQANVTSPEIYETFEEEWPTCWERAASLLEWHQSHSTVLEPTTKPPYYRWFVGGTLNASYNCVDRHVEAGRGDQPAIQWVRETGGTETYTYADLERNVNAVAASLRKIGVNTGDTVALYLPRLPALPIVMLAAARLGAPHVVVFAEYSADVLASFMAETDAEVLVTADGYHQNGAFHPLEPKANRAIEQLEWDVTTVSVDRTGHDSEGWSAEYDYDELRSRHWDSSVEPVSRESDEPLFVCYASGPTGEPVGMEHATGSYLSYVAWTTHAVLDVAPGDTLWCPAGIEWITGHSYIVYGPLALGATTLLYEGAPAYPDKTRPWEIIAENEVTQFYTTPTAIRAFMEWGSEYPNAHDLSSLKLLGTVGQRIEPETWWWFYEHVGGRSCPIVDTWYQAENGGIAISTLPAIHEMRPGSVGKPLPGIDAEIVDATGAPVPAGQSGYLVFERPWPGFFRPVGDEAAATELWTEFGDPPNEWTYFSEDSAVREDGYMTILGRTDDVINIGHYTKNRVHVSEIERVIESLDEIDDVAVICGRHEIMGEAPYAFVVCESDRPTDVRSKVRETVTRELAAPICPVDVYLVPELPRTYSGGVLREALADLLDGERLGDTELLRNPDVLDNIAVEIRHQRTSPTE, from the coding sequence ATGAAAGAGGGACGTTGCTCCGACCCCTGCCATTCGATCTCTCCGCCATCGGAGTTTGTCGAGCAGGCGAACGTCACCTCTCCCGAAATCTACGAGACGTTCGAAGAGGAGTGGCCGACCTGTTGGGAACGGGCAGCGTCGCTGCTCGAGTGGCATCAGTCACACTCGACGGTTCTCGAACCGACGACGAAACCGCCGTACTACCGATGGTTCGTCGGTGGGACACTCAATGCATCGTACAACTGCGTGGATCGCCACGTTGAAGCGGGTCGTGGTGACCAGCCTGCGATCCAGTGGGTCCGGGAAACTGGCGGAACAGAGACGTACACGTACGCGGACCTTGAGCGGAACGTAAATGCCGTCGCGGCGTCGCTCCGGAAAATTGGAGTCAACACGGGCGACACTGTGGCACTCTACTTACCGCGTCTGCCCGCGCTCCCGATAGTGATGCTCGCTGCCGCTCGGCTCGGGGCTCCACATGTCGTCGTCTTCGCGGAGTACTCCGCGGACGTCCTCGCCTCGTTTATGGCTGAAACGGACGCCGAAGTCCTCGTTACCGCGGATGGCTACCACCAGAACGGCGCGTTTCACCCACTCGAGCCGAAGGCCAACCGGGCTATTGAGCAGCTCGAGTGGGATGTGACGACGGTTTCGGTCGATCGTACTGGGCACGATAGCGAAGGCTGGAGCGCTGAGTACGACTACGATGAACTCCGATCGAGACACTGGGATAGCAGCGTCGAACCGGTCTCGAGGGAAAGCGACGAGCCGTTGTTTGTCTGCTATGCGTCCGGCCCCACGGGCGAACCGGTCGGAATGGAACACGCGACGGGATCATATCTCTCGTACGTCGCGTGGACCACACACGCAGTCCTCGATGTGGCCCCTGGTGACACGCTGTGGTGTCCTGCCGGTATCGAATGGATTACTGGTCATTCCTACATCGTCTACGGACCACTCGCTCTCGGGGCGACCACCCTTCTCTACGAGGGTGCACCGGCGTACCCCGACAAAACCCGACCCTGGGAGATCATCGCGGAAAACGAGGTCACGCAGTTCTACACGACGCCGACGGCGATTCGAGCATTCATGGAGTGGGGGTCGGAGTACCCAAATGCACACGATCTCTCGTCGCTCAAACTGCTTGGAACGGTCGGCCAGCGAATCGAGCCCGAGACGTGGTGGTGGTTTTACGAACACGTCGGCGGCAGGTCGTGTCCGATAGTCGATACATGGTACCAGGCCGAAAACGGTGGTATCGCGATCTCGACGCTGCCGGCTATTCATGAAATGCGCCCCGGATCGGTGGGCAAACCTCTTCCGGGAATCGACGCCGAGATCGTCGACGCAACGGGCGCTCCAGTTCCGGCTGGCCAGTCAGGGTATCTCGTATTTGAACGACCATGGCCGGGGTTCTTTCGGCCAGTCGGGGACGAAGCGGCAGCCACCGAACTCTGGACGGAATTCGGCGATCCGCCCAATGAGTGGACCTACTTCTCCGAGGATAGCGCCGTTCGTGAGGATGGGTACATGACCATACTCGGTCGAACTGACGATGTCATCAATATCGGTCATTACACAAAAAATCGGGTTCACGTCAGTGAAATCGAACGCGTGATTGAGTCGCTCGACGAGATCGACGACGTCGCAGTAATCTGTGGGCGACACGAGATCATGGGCGAAGCTCCGTACGCGTTCGTCGTTTGCGAATCAGACCGACCGACGGATGTTCGATCAAAAGTCAGAGAAACAGTCACGCGAGAACTTGCGGCGCCGATCTGTCCGGTTGACGTCTACCTCGTCCCCGAACTCCCACGGACATACTCCGGTGGTGTACTCCGGGAAGCTCTCGCCGACCTCCTCGACGGGGAACGGCTCGGAGATACGGAACTACTCCGAAATCCGGACGTTCTCGATAATATCGCCGTCGAGATCCGTCATCAGCGAACGAGCCCCACCGAGTGA
- the thsA gene encoding thermosome subunit alpha has product MVDNSVSRGSSITSETDDEPAAWETNMKAGQQLAEVIRTTLGPNGLDKMLITSDGKIIITNDGASILDRMNISNPVANLVVTVAEQQDSKVGDGTTTAVLLAGKLLSEAETLLERGVHPTAIARGYHLAASHAADALDDWTVSIDFDDDDRLREIARTVVTGKWDESGTEFLANKAVETVRAIERDGRVGFERITRKTIPGGSFYDSTVLNGLVIDMNESSTDVVSPETGLPRRYDDATIALIDQELSIDKPNGIGAVDLTSYEDYQALQDYERDIYESHADAITASGADVVFCQQSIDDPVRYLLARAGVLSVERTRRDELHKLARATGSQPVTIEELSSATVGTAETVDRRSVGPTEITVVSGFDEFKQVSVLFRGGTEHVAEETKRMLDNCFYALKLAIEDEAIVPGGGATEVGLARELRTFATGQAGKEQLAIEAFADALETIPRTLAESSGMDPIDAILELRTAHHDGASAAGLDLQTKSVADMTERGVLEPLYIKRRAVASAAEIATMIVRVDDNVSVTGDHGTHEHDHDHDHGPSGAVHSTEGYPWAVGHSMGH; this is encoded by the coding sequence ATGGTGGATAATAGCGTGTCTCGCGGATCATCGATAACGAGTGAAACCGATGACGAGCCTGCAGCGTGGGAGACGAATATGAAGGCAGGGCAACAGCTCGCAGAGGTAATTCGAACGACCCTTGGGCCGAACGGACTCGACAAAATGCTCATCACGTCAGACGGAAAGATCATCATAACGAACGATGGAGCCAGCATTCTCGATCGGATGAACATCTCCAATCCCGTCGCGAATCTCGTCGTCACCGTCGCCGAACAGCAGGATTCGAAGGTTGGTGACGGGACGACGACCGCAGTGTTGCTCGCTGGCAAACTGCTGAGCGAAGCCGAGACGCTGCTCGAGCGTGGCGTTCATCCAACGGCGATCGCTCGTGGCTACCACCTCGCGGCTTCCCACGCGGCCGATGCTCTCGATGACTGGACGGTTTCAATCGACTTCGACGACGACGATCGACTTCGCGAGATCGCTCGAACCGTGGTAACCGGGAAATGGGACGAATCCGGGACTGAGTTCCTCGCGAACAAAGCCGTCGAAACCGTTCGGGCGATTGAGCGCGATGGCCGTGTCGGGTTCGAACGGATCACGCGGAAGACCATCCCTGGTGGCTCGTTTTACGACTCGACGGTTCTCAACGGCCTCGTAATCGACATGAACGAGTCGTCTACGGACGTCGTATCACCGGAAACAGGACTCCCGCGGCGATACGACGACGCTACTATCGCTCTCATTGACCAAGAGCTCTCGATTGACAAGCCGAATGGAATCGGTGCGGTCGATCTCACATCCTACGAGGACTATCAGGCGCTCCAGGACTACGAACGGGACATCTACGAGTCGCACGCCGACGCGATCACTGCCAGCGGCGCCGACGTCGTCTTCTGTCAGCAGTCGATCGACGACCCGGTCCGATATCTACTCGCGCGGGCGGGTGTGTTGTCCGTCGAACGAACCCGCCGCGACGAACTCCACAAACTGGCTCGCGCGACCGGTTCCCAGCCAGTCACGATCGAGGAACTGAGTTCCGCAACAGTCGGGACGGCGGAAACGGTGGACAGACGGTCGGTCGGCCCAACCGAAATTACGGTCGTCTCCGGCTTCGACGAGTTCAAACAGGTTTCGGTGCTGTTCCGCGGCGGCACCGAACACGTCGCCGAGGAGACTAAACGAATGCTGGATAACTGTTTCTACGCACTGAAACTCGCCATAGAGGACGAAGCGATCGTCCCGGGCGGCGGGGCGACTGAAGTTGGACTCGCACGGGAGCTTCGAACGTTCGCGACCGGACAAGCAGGCAAGGAACAGCTTGCAATCGAGGCCTTCGCCGACGCACTGGAGACGATTCCTCGAACGCTCGCCGAAAGCAGCGGAATGGATCCGATTGATGCCATTCTCGAGCTTCGGACCGCTCACCACGATGGCGCCAGCGCGGCCGGCCTCGACCTACAGACGAAGTCGGTCGCGGATATGACCGAACGGGGTGTCCTCGAACCACTCTACATCAAACGACGAGCAGTCGCGAGCGCCGCGGAGATCGCGACCATGATCGTTCGCGTCGACGACAATGTCTCCGTCACCGGCGATCACGGTACTCACGAGCACGACCACGACCACGACCATGGCCCGAGCGGTGCCGTCCACAGCACAGAGGGGTATCCGTGGGCTGTCGGCCACTCGATGGGCCACTGA
- a CDS encoding archaea-specific SMC-related protein, giving the protein METSNEKSSIRRSASIDVTVEQMGGIDSTEVTFTPGVTILTGRNATNRTSFIRAIAGGLGGTAGTLKRNSKQGRVTLTIGENKYGRQYIRDGTRVRTEGNPYTDRSDLVDLFVCLLEDNPIRQAVRGNENLSEYLLAPVDTDELEQQIATFRSKRNQIDERLNEIERERKQLPSLENRQSELEAQLDDVNTALERARDELDTIDRSSTDDDQAESLLTELEETQIELERTESEIETQRSIREELAAELRSVRQSLSEMDVPEDQIPELTQEIDRLQVRESELSTMINELSTILSQNERVLEGNDSVVSELSRTVDPTDKLDPMGQRLECWTCGNDVKRQEIATQFEKIEELLETKRSERKALRETLSNQRNQYESLQSKVDDHRELLDQKAKLEEELTRRSESIEELRSTAAGHRDEIAELQSELEPIDAISDDDLSAYERLSELEYERGQLEQQLSETKTEISEIEYQVSKSDDLEARRETIIDRIESLRSRVDDLERSVIESFNTHMAEVLERLAYEKVERVWIERLVTDNETRFELHIVRTDDDGTVYEDSVTHLSESEREVIGLIVALAGYLTHEVHDHVPLLLLDSLEAIDSERIGTLVDYLQRYTDYFVLALLHEDAEELPETYDRIDAGTSLV; this is encoded by the coding sequence ATGGAAACCAGCAACGAGAAATCCTCTATCCGCCGATCGGCTTCGATTGACGTCACCGTAGAGCAGATGGGCGGCATCGACTCGACGGAGGTAACGTTCACACCCGGCGTGACAATCCTGACTGGACGGAACGCGACGAACCGAACGTCGTTCATCCGTGCAATCGCCGGCGGACTAGGCGGAACAGCGGGCACTCTCAAACGGAACTCGAAGCAAGGACGTGTCACCCTCACCATTGGCGAGAACAAGTACGGACGGCAATACATTCGTGACGGCACGCGAGTTCGAACAGAGGGAAATCCGTACACAGACCGATCGGATCTCGTCGACCTTTTCGTCTGTCTGCTCGAAGACAACCCGATCAGACAAGCCGTCCGTGGTAACGAGAACCTCTCGGAGTATCTGCTTGCCCCAGTCGACACCGACGAGCTGGAGCAACAGATCGCGACATTTCGATCGAAGCGGAACCAGATCGATGAACGTCTCAACGAAATTGAACGTGAGCGAAAACAGCTTCCGAGTCTCGAGAACCGACAGAGCGAACTTGAAGCGCAACTCGACGACGTGAACACCGCACTTGAACGGGCACGGGACGAACTTGACACTATCGACAGATCGTCGACGGACGATGACCAGGCTGAATCGCTACTGACAGAACTCGAGGAGACTCAGATCGAACTCGAGCGAACCGAATCTGAGATCGAAACACAACGATCAATCCGAGAGGAGCTGGCAGCGGAGCTGCGATCGGTTCGGCAATCTCTGTCCGAGATGGACGTACCAGAGGATCAGATCCCAGAGCTAACGCAAGAGATCGATCGATTACAGGTTCGGGAATCGGAGCTCTCGACGATGATCAACGAGCTCTCGACGATACTTTCGCAAAACGAACGAGTACTCGAGGGGAACGACTCCGTCGTCTCCGAACTCTCGAGAACGGTTGATCCGACAGACAAATTGGATCCGATGGGGCAGCGTCTCGAGTGTTGGACGTGCGGAAACGACGTCAAGCGCCAGGAGATCGCAACCCAATTCGAGAAAATCGAAGAACTCCTTGAGACGAAGCGATCTGAGCGAAAAGCGCTCCGGGAAACCCTTTCGAATCAACGCAATCAGTATGAGTCATTGCAGTCGAAAGTGGACGACCATCGCGAGCTTCTAGATCAGAAAGCAAAACTCGAAGAGGAGCTAACGCGGCGGTCCGAATCGATTGAGGAGCTCCGATCGACCGCAGCGGGTCACAGGGATGAAATAGCCGAGTTGCAGTCGGAACTCGAACCGATCGATGCGATCAGCGACGACGATCTGTCGGCTTACGAACGGCTGAGTGAACTGGAGTACGAGCGCGGGCAGCTCGAACAACAACTCAGCGAAACCAAAACCGAGATCAGCGAGATCGAGTATCAGGTTAGCAAATCGGACGACCTTGAGGCAAGACGCGAGACGATTATTGATCGAATCGAGTCGCTGCGATCACGCGTCGATGACCTTGAACGGAGTGTCATCGAGAGTTTCAACACACACATGGCGGAAGTCCTCGAGCGACTTGCCTACGAAAAGGTCGAACGCGTCTGGATCGAGCGGTTGGTCACGGACAACGAGACCCGTTTCGAGCTCCACATTGTCCGAACGGACGACGATGGGACTGTCTACGAGGACTCGGTGACACACCTCAGCGAGAGTGAACGCGAAGTCATCGGCCTCATCGTTGCGTTAGCCGGCTATCTAACTCACGAGGTACATGACCACGTCCCGTTGCTTCTGCTCGACTCGCTTGAGGCAATCGACTCGGAACGGATTGGAACGCTTGTCGACTATCTCCAGCGCTATACTGACTACTTCGTCCTTGCGCTGTTACACGAAGACGCCGAAGAGCTACCAGAGACATACGATCGGATTGACGCGGGAACGAGTCTCGTCTGA
- a CDS encoding AmiS/UreI family transporter codes for MVYSVLGMGLLFVGGVLFVNGLWLLGRGTDEDVTVFNFLTGLITFLIVIWWGFGEGSAGTPFDAAGTMLFSFTYLWISANTYRGVSDQRSFGWYCAFVAVTAVPTGYLVFLGGDLGLALLWWIWAVLWGAFFVLLGLQREEFTDPIGWFTAAVGVVTAVAGYLMAAGYWPWA; via the coding sequence ATGGTCTATAGCGTCTTAGGAATGGGACTCCTCTTTGTGGGCGGGGTCCTCTTTGTCAACGGACTCTGGTTGCTTGGACGAGGAACAGACGAAGACGTCACGGTATTCAATTTCTTAACGGGGCTGATCACCTTCTTGATCGTGATTTGGTGGGGCTTTGGAGAGGGGTCTGCCGGAACTCCGTTCGACGCTGCTGGAACGATGCTCTTCTCGTTTACCTATCTCTGGATCAGTGCAAACACGTACCGCGGAGTCAGTGACCAACGATCGTTCGGGTGGTACTGTGCATTCGTCGCAGTCACCGCGGTTCCCACAGGGTATCTGGTCTTCCTTGGTGGCGACCTCGGACTCGCTCTCCTCTGGTGGATCTGGGCGGTACTCTGGGGGGCGTTCTTCGTCCTACTCGGATTACAGCGCGAAGAATTCACCGACCCAATCGGCTGGTTCACGGCGGCAGTCGGAGTCGTTACCGCAGTCGCCGGATACCTGATGGCGGCTGGATACTGGCCGTGGGCGTAG
- a CDS encoding MOSC domain-containing protein produces MAHIKNLWVYPIKGLDRMEVDSITINEGGTFEGDRQYAMLDPNENKVIEDRFDSVGKTFNGKEIDHTHEVKSEFDPDTDRLTLRMRESGETYTFDLTTEREEASEWFSDFVGEPVKLRYREPPSFIDRPKLGPSVISTKTLEELASWFDEMTVEGARIRLRPNIEIGGVPAFWEDRFLGDDPSGFEINGIRFEGAEACARCVVPSRDPDTGKPIDDFQQRFAKYREETLPEWAPKEAFEHFFTIMLITDIPEADYGGTINVGDEIHVSEELQA; encoded by the coding sequence ATGGCACACATCAAGAACCTCTGGGTGTACCCAATTAAAGGGCTTGACCGGATGGAAGTTGATTCGATCACTATTAACGAAGGAGGGACATTTGAAGGCGACCGACAGTACGCGATGCTTGACCCCAACGAAAACAAAGTCATTGAGGATCGCTTTGATTCAGTTGGAAAGACCTTCAATGGGAAAGAAATCGATCACACACACGAAGTAAAATCGGAGTTCGACCCTGATACAGATCGGCTCACGCTCCGAATGCGAGAAAGTGGTGAAACGTACACATTCGACCTCACAACTGAACGTGAAGAGGCAAGCGAGTGGTTCAGCGATTTCGTCGGAGAACCAGTTAAACTGCGTTATCGGGAACCACCGTCCTTTATCGATCGCCCAAAACTTGGCCCCTCAGTCATCAGTACCAAGACCCTCGAGGAGCTTGCCTCTTGGTTTGATGAGATGACTGTTGAAGGTGCTCGAATTCGTCTTCGACCGAACATCGAAATCGGTGGCGTTCCGGCATTCTGGGAGGACCGTTTCCTTGGTGACGATCCCTCCGGATTCGAGATTAATGGCATCCGATTTGAAGGTGCAGAGGCTTGTGCCCGCTGTGTCGTCCCCTCGCGTGATCCCGATACGGGAAAGCCGATCGACGATTTTCAACAGCGGTTCGCCAAGTATCGTGAGGAAACACTTCCAGAGTGGGCACCTAAAGAAGCGTTTGAGCACTTTTTCACGATCATGCTCATTACTGATATACCGGAAGCAGACTATGGTGGCACGATCAATGTCGGTGACGAGATCCATGTTAGTGAGGAACTCCAAGCGTAA